A window of the Gossypium hirsutum isolate 1008001.06 chromosome A05, Gossypium_hirsutum_v2.1, whole genome shotgun sequence genome harbors these coding sequences:
- the LOC107957731 gene encoding 2,3-bisphosphoglycerate-dependent phosphoglycerate mutase 1: MANAVLHQTVGTLQLHGSSGIHFQGGNNSVRLVPKGFKVEVGFCKRGICSSGEKKFSIIQASASQTSVFYPVLSPSNNGTHESLKKSNEAALILIRHGESLWNEKNLFTGCVDVPLTKKGVEEAIEAGKRISNIPVDMIFTSALIRAQMTAMLAMTQQRRKKVPIIMHNENEQARVWSQIHSEDTIKQSIPVIAAWQLNERMYGELQGLNKQETADRFGKEKVHEWRRSYDIPPPNGESLEMCAERAVAYFKDEIEPQLLSGKNVMIAAHGNSLRSIIMYLDKLTSQEVISLELSTGIPMLYIFKEGKFIRRGSPIAPTEAGVYAYTRKLAQYRQKLDEMLH; the protein is encoded by the exons ATGGCCAATGCTGTGTTGCACCAAACAGTTGGGACTCTTCAACTTCATGGCAGTTCTGGAATTCATTTCCAAGGTGGAAATAATTCAGTGAGATTGGTTCCCAAAGGTTTCAAGGTGGAAGTTGGGTTCTGCAAGAGAGGGATTTGTAGTTCCGGAGAGAAGAAATTCAGTATTATTCAAGCCTCAGCTTCTCAAACCTCTGTTTTTTATCCTGTTTTATCTCCCTCTAACAATGGCACGCATGAATCTCTCAAGAAATCAA ATGAAGCAGCTTTGATACTGATTCGCCATGGGGAGTCTTTATGGAATGAAAAGAACCTGTTTACAGGTTGCGTTGATGTGCCTTTAACCAAGAAGGGAGTGGAAGAGGCAATTGAAGCCGGCAAAAGAATCAGCAACATACCTGTCGACATGATATTTACATCAGCACTAATTCGTGCACAGATGACCGCTATGCTAGCCATGACACAGCAACGAAGAAAGAAG GTGCCAATTATCATGCATAATGAGAATGAGCAAGCAAGGGTATGGAGTCAAATACATAGTGAAGACACCATAAAACAATCAATTCCAGTTATAGCAGCTTGGCAATTGAATGAAAGAAT GTATGGAGAATTACAAGGTCTCAATAAACAGGAAACTGCAGATAGATTTGGGAAGGAAAAAGTTCATGAGTGGCGTAGAAGTTATGATATACCACCACCAAATGGCGAGAGTTTGGAAATGTGTGCTGAAAGAGCTGTTGCATATTTTAAAGATGAG ATTGAACCCCAACTTCTATCTGGAAAGAATGTCATGATTGCTGCACATGGGAACTCCTTAAGGTCTATCATTATGTATCTTGATAAGTTAACCTCACAGGAG GTTATCAGCTTAGAACTATCAACCGGGATACCCATGCTTTACATTTTTAAAGAGGGGAAGTTCATTAGAAGGGGAAGTCCCATCGCACCAACAGAGGCTGGAGTTTATGCTTATACTAGG AAGTTGGCTCAGTACAGGCAGAAACTAGATGAGATGTTGCATTGA
- the LOC107957733 gene encoding phosphatidylinositol transfer protein 3 isoform X2, with translation MLKETLKWRAEYKPEEIRWEEVAHEAETGKIYRSNYIDKHGRTVLVMRPSCQNTKSTKGQIRYLVYCMENAILNLPPDKEQMVWLIDFNGYNLSHTSVKVTRETAHILQDHYPERLGMAILYNPPKFFEPFWKVVKPFLEPKTENKVKFVYSDDPNSKKIMEELFDMEKLESAFGGNDDSGFNISKYAERMREDDKRMPAFWTRGNPQSAEPHVDLNSLDLNSDSDASDNGKVDSSPSHVSDSETLSPSESVIVTKGSDNGSTEVH, from the exons ATGCTTAAAGAGACCTTAAAATGGAGAGCAGAATACAAACCAGAAGAGATCCGCTGG GAAGAGGTTGCTCATGAAGCAGAGACAGGGAAGATCTACAGATCAAATTATATAGACAAGCATGGAAGAACAGTTCTTGTCATGAGACCTAGTTGCCAG AACACAAAGTCAACTAAAGGACAGATAAGGTATTTGGTTTATTGCATGGAGAATGCAATTTTAAATCTTCCTCCAGACAAGGAACAGATGGTCTGGTTGATCGATTTCAATGGCTACAACTTGTCACATACATCAGTGAAGGTGACACGGGAAACAGCACATATTTTACAAGACCATTATCCAGAGCGTCTGGGCATGGCAATACTATACAACCCACCCAAGTTCTTTGAACCATTCTGGAAG GTGGTGAAACCATTTCTAGAACCCAAGACTGAGAACAAAGTAAAATTTGTTTACTCTGATGATCCCAATAGCAAGAAAATAATGGAGGAGCTTTTCGATATGGAGAAGCTGGAGTCTGCATTTGGTGGAAATGATGATTCGGGTTTCAACATTAGTAAGTATGCTGAGAGGATGAGAGAGGATGACAAGAGGATGCCTGCATTTTGGACAAGGGGAAATCCTCAATCCGCAGAGCCACATGTTGATTTGAATTCGCTTGATTTGAACTCGGATTCTGATGCTTCTGACAATGGCAAGGTAGACAGTTCCCCTAGTCATGTTTCTGACTCTGAAACCCTCTCTCCCAGTGAAAGTGTCATCGTCACAAAGGGAAGTGATAATGGCTCCACGGAAGTTCATTAG
- the LOC107957733 gene encoding phosphatidylinositol transfer protein 3 isoform X1: MSAALKKSSSNGSDKSVTTEEQQAKISEIRKLIGPLPEKLAIYCSDAAITRYLKARNWNVKKATKMLKETLKWRAEYKPEEIRWEEVAHEAETGKIYRSNYIDKHGRTVLVMRPSCQNTKSTKGQIRYLVYCMENAILNLPPDKEQMVWLIDFNGYNLSHTSVKVTRETAHILQDHYPERLGMAILYNPPKFFEPFWKVVKPFLEPKTENKVKFVYSDDPNSKKIMEELFDMEKLESAFGGNDDSGFNISKYAERMREDDKRMPAFWTRGNPQSAEPHVDLNSLDLNSDSDASDNGKVDSSPSHVSDSETLSPSESVIVTKGSDNGSTEVH, encoded by the exons ATGAGTGCTGCATTGAAGAAATCCTCTTCAAATGGCTCTGATAAGTCTGTAACAACTGAAGAGCAGCAGGCAAAG ATTAGTGAGATAAGAAAGTTGATAGGTCCATTGCCTGAGAAATTGGCCATTTATTGTTCTGATGCAGCCATCACAAGATATTTAAAGGCGCGAAACTGGAATGTCAAGAAGGCAACTAAAATGCTTAAAGAGACCTTAAAATGGAGAGCAGAATACAAACCAGAAGAGATCCGCTGG GAAGAGGTTGCTCATGAAGCAGAGACAGGGAAGATCTACAGATCAAATTATATAGACAAGCATGGAAGAACAGTTCTTGTCATGAGACCTAGTTGCCAG AACACAAAGTCAACTAAAGGACAGATAAGGTATTTGGTTTATTGCATGGAGAATGCAATTTTAAATCTTCCTCCAGACAAGGAACAGATGGTCTGGTTGATCGATTTCAATGGCTACAACTTGTCACATACATCAGTGAAGGTGACACGGGAAACAGCACATATTTTACAAGACCATTATCCAGAGCGTCTGGGCATGGCAATACTATACAACCCACCCAAGTTCTTTGAACCATTCTGGAAG GTGGTGAAACCATTTCTAGAACCCAAGACTGAGAACAAAGTAAAATTTGTTTACTCTGATGATCCCAATAGCAAGAAAATAATGGAGGAGCTTTTCGATATGGAGAAGCTGGAGTCTGCATTTGGTGGAAATGATGATTCGGGTTTCAACATTAGTAAGTATGCTGAGAGGATGAGAGAGGATGACAAGAGGATGCCTGCATTTTGGACAAGGGGAAATCCTCAATCCGCAGAGCCACATGTTGATTTGAATTCGCTTGATTTGAACTCGGATTCTGATGCTTCTGACAATGGCAAGGTAGACAGTTCCCCTAGTCATGTTTCTGACTCTGAAACCCTCTCTCCCAGTGAAAGTGTCATCGTCACAAAGGGAAGTGATAATGGCTCCACGGAAGTTCATTAG
- the LOC107957730 gene encoding probable glucan 1,3-beta-glucosidase A, translating into MLVSSTMHLLSMCVLSLVLSCCQGRVDPNFRIRAVNLGGWLVTEGWIKPSLFDGIVNKDFLDGTALQFKSVTTGKYLSAEQGGGSIIVANRTTASGWETFRLWRINETAFNFRVFGKQFIGVDTDENGIGIVAIPKAPGHSETFEILRNSDDKNRVRIKAPNGYYLQAKTEEVVTADSQGNKGWGDDDPSVFVMKMTGRLEGEFQVTNGYGPENAPQVMREHWRTFIVEKDFEFISQNGLNAVRIPVGWWIASDPTPPPPFVGGSLQALDNAFQWAKKYGLKVIIDLHAAPGSQNGWEHSGSRDSSQEWGKTDETITQTVAVIDFLTSRYAKSPSLYAVELINEPLSPGATLSSVIEYYKAGYAAVRRHTSTAFVVMSNRLGPMEPRELFPMASGFKRSVIDVHYYNLFEDKFNNMTLQQNIDFVYNNRSSQLNYVTTSNGPLTFVGEWVAEWQVVGAGKEDYQRLAEAQMEVYGRASFGWAYWTLKNVNKHWSLEWMINNVYIKL; encoded by the exons ATGTTAGTGTCGTCAACAATGCATCTATTAAGCATGTGTGTCCTGTCTTTGGTTTTATCTTGCTGTCAGGGAAGGGTAGATCCGAATTTCCGGATTCGAGCAGTTAATCTAGGAGGTTGGCTTGTGACCGAAGGTTGGATTAAACCTTCCCTTTTTGATGGCATCGTCAACAAAGATTTTCTG GATGGAACTGCACTTCAGTTTAAGTCAGTAACAACCGGGAAATATCTTTCCGCCGAGCAAGGTGGAGGAAGTATCATAGTTGCCAACCGGACAACTGCTTCTGGCTGGGAAACCTTCAGG CTGTGGAGGATCAATGAGACAGCTTTTAATTTTAGGGTCTTTGGGAAGCAATTCATTGGAGTTGACACGGACGAGAATGGGATTGGCATAGTAGCTATCCCAAAAGCTCCTGGACATTCAGAGACCTTCGAGATTTTGCGGAACTCCGATGATAAGAACCGGGTTCGGATCAAAGCCCCAAATGGGTACTATTTACAG GCAAAAACAGAAGAAGTGGTGACGGCTGATTCGCAAGGAAATAAAGGATGGGGAGACGATGATCCATCAGTATTTGTGATGAAGATGACAGGAAGGTTGGAGGGCGAGTTTCAAGTGACCAATGGCTATGGCCCTGAAAATGCTCCACAAGTCATGAGG GAGCATTGGAGGACATTCATTGTGGAAAAAGACTTCGAATTCATATCACAAAATGGGCTAAATGCTGTGAGAATACCAGTAGGATGGTGGATCGCCAGCGATCCGACACCACCTCCGCCCTTTGTTGGCGGCTCGTTGCAAGCATTAGACAATGCCTTCCAATGGGCAAA gAAATATGGATTAAAAGTTATAATTGATCTACATGCTGCACCTGGTTCACAAAATGGCTGGGAGCACAGCGGTTCCAGAGATAGCTCCCAGGAATGGGGCAAAACTGATGAAACCATAACCCAAACAGTAGCTGTCATAGATTTCTTAACATCCAG ATATGCAAAAAGCCCAAGCCTTTATGCAGTCGAGCTCATCAACGAGCCCCTCTCACCGGGAGCAACACTGTCGAGCGTGATCGAATACTACAAAGCCGGTTACGCCGCCGTGCGTAGGCACACTTCAACAGCTTTCGTGGTGATGTCGAACAGGCTAGGACCAATGGAACCGAGGGAGCTGTTTCCGATGGCCAGTGGCTTTAAGCGATCTGTTATTGATGTACATTATTACAACCTTTTCGAAGACAAGTTTAACAACATGACACTCCAACAGAACATTGATTTTGTATACAACAATCGGTCCTCGCAGCTGAATTATGTTACAACATCTAATGGTCCTCTAACTTTTGTCG GGGAATGGGTGGCTGAGTGGCAAGTTGTTGGAGCTGGTAAAGAGGATTACCAACGGTTGGCGGAGGCTCAAATGGAGGTGTATGGGAGGGCAAGTTTTGGTTGGGCATACTGGACTCTGAAGAACGTTAACAAACATTGGAGCCTGGAGTGGATGATCAACAACGTCTATATCAAGCTTTAA